A window of the Helianthus annuus cultivar XRQ/B chromosome 4, HanXRQr2.0-SUNRISE, whole genome shotgun sequence genome harbors these coding sequences:
- the LOC110934237 gene encoding E3 ubiquitin-protein ligase RNF144B, translated as MGNVNKKPQQKSETKKEHEDQESSSSSLLTFTCAICFEPVTLPNTKFENSNRCVDHSFCMDCMIKYIHVKLQDNVSDIKCPSLTCDHSLEPLSFRPKIPHQLFDKWCDVLCESAVLALDRVYCPNRECSALMINECGGGGSLKRCVCPSCKKPFCFRCKVPWHVGYACEDSRETMDQNDVAFGVLLERKKWMRCPKCRHCVELVKGCEIVRCRLQQILPSRKFATEHKGPEVEAAKEEAAAVLG; from the exons ATGGGGAATGTAAACAAAAAACCACAACAAAAATCAGAAACCAAAAAAGAACATGAAGatcaagaatcatcatcatcatcattattgaCGTTCACTTGCGCGATTTGTTTCGAACCGGTGACACTTCCTAACACGAAATTTGAGAATAGTAATAGATGTGTTGATCACTCCTTTTGCATGGACTGCATGATCAAGTACATTCACGTGAAGCTCCAAGACAATGTATCCGACATCAAATGCCCATCTCTAACCTGTGACCATTCTCTCGAACCGTTATCATTCCGCCCAAAAATCCCACACCAATTGTTTGATAAATGGTGTGATGTGCTTTGTGAGTCGGCGGTGCTAGCGCTTGACAGGGTTTATTGTCCGAATAGAGAGTGTTCAGCTCTTATGATCAACGAGTGTGGTGGTGGAGGTAGTTTAAAGAGATGTGTGTGTCCCAGTTGCAAGAAACCTTTTTGTTTTCGGTGTAAGGTTCCGTGGCATGTTGGTTACGCGTGTGAAGATAGTAGGGAGACTATGGACCAGAACGATGTCGCCTTTGGTGTTCTTTTGGAGAGGAAGAAGTGGATGAGATGTCCTAAGTGTAGACATTGTGTTGAGCTTGTGAAAGGTTGCGAAATTGTTCGATGCAG GTTACAACAAATCCTCCCTAGTAGGAAGTTCGCAACCGAGCACAAGGGACCTGAGGTAGAAGCGGCCAAGGAAGAGGCGGCAGCGGTGCTTGGTTGA